Proteins encoded together in one Macadamia integrifolia cultivar HAES 741 chromosome 8, SCU_Mint_v3, whole genome shotgun sequence window:
- the LOC122085838 gene encoding uncharacterized protein At4g14342 isoform X2: protein MQASDRFNINSQLEHLQAKYVGTGHADLNRFEWAVNIQRDSYASYVGHYPILAYFAIAENESIGRERYNFMQKMLLPCGLPPEREED, encoded by the exons ATGCAGGCGAGTGATAGGTTTAACATTAATTCCCAGCTTGAGCATCTCCAAGCTAAATATGTTGGCACTGGACATGCTGACTTGAATCGATT TGAATGGGCGGTGAATATCCAGCGTGACAGCTATGCTTCCTATGTTGGCCACTACCCCATACTTGCATACTTTGCCATTGCAGAAAATGAATCGATAGGAAGAGAACGTTACAATTTTATGCAG AAAATGCTGTTGCCATGCGGTCTTCCCcctgaaagagaagaagattag
- the LOC122085838 gene encoding uncharacterized protein At4g14342 isoform X1: MQASDRFNINSQLEHLQAKYVGTGHADLNRFEWAVNIQRDSYASYVGHYPILAYFAIAENESIGRERYNFMQKMLLPCGLPPEREED, from the exons ATGCAG GCGAGTGATAGGTTTAACATTAATTCCCAGCTTGAGCATCTCCAAGCTAAATATGTTGGCACTGGACATGCTGACTTGAATCGATT TGAATGGGCGGTGAATATCCAGCGTGACAGCTATGCTTCCTATGTTGGCCACTACCCCATACTTGCATACTTTGCCATTGCAGAAAATGAATCGATAGGAAGAGAACGTTACAATTTTATGCAG AAAATGCTGTTGCCATGCGGTCTTCCCcctgaaagagaagaagattag